In Zingiber officinale cultivar Zhangliang chromosome 1A, Zo_v1.1, whole genome shotgun sequence, a genomic segment contains:
- the LOC122034040 gene encoding UDP-rhamnose/UDP-galactose transporter 2-like, with product MDAGKKKPMVSDAGAWAMNVVSAVGLIMANKQLMSDSGYAFSFATTLTGFHFIVTALVGWISNVTGLSTSKHVPLWELLWFSIVANMSITGMNLSLMLNSVGFYQISKLSIIPVVCFMEFFLHSTHYSSRVIVAVTVVALGVGICTVTDVEIKVKGLVCACVAVFCTSLQQITIGSFQKKYDIGSFELLSKTAPIQALSLLLSGPFADYYLNGHSIFKYHYSVGALLFILVSCILAVFCNTSQYLCIGRFSATSFQVLGHMKTVCVLILGWLLFDSALTLKNILGMLLAVLGMLFYSWAVEHEKKVKLASDFGIENTSEEEDTILLGKKSGIDKDDIELARSES from the exons ATGGATGCGGGGAAGAAGAAGCCCATGGTGTCGGATGCGGGGGCTTGGGCGATGAACGTGGTCAGCGCCGTCGGCCTTATCATGGCCAACAAGCAGCTCATGTCTGATAGTGGCTATGCTTTCTCCTTCG CAACCACTCTAACGGGGTTCCACTTTATTGTGACGGCCCTTGTTGGTTGGATTTCAAATGTAACAGGGTTATCGACCTCCAAGCATGTCCCTTTATGGGAGCTCTTGTGGTTCTCCATTGTTGCTAATATGTCGATTACTGGGATGAATCTTAGCCTCATGTTGAATTCCGTTGGATTTTATCAG ATATCTAAGTTGAGCATAATACCAGTGGTATGCTTCATGGAATTTTTCTTGCATAGTACGCACTACTCGTCTAGGGTGATAGTGGCTGTTACAGTTGTGGCATTGGGTGTTGGCATCTGTACAGTCACTGATGTAGAGATCAAAGTGAAGGGCTTGGTTTGTGCCTGTGTAGCAGTATTCTGCACATCATTGCAGCAGATT acaaTTGGGTCATTTCAGAAAAAATATGACATTGGTTCTTTTGAGCTTCTAAGTAAAACTGCACCAATTCAGGctctctctcttctcctctctggTCCATTTGCAGATTACTATCTAAATGGTCACTCGATCTTCAAGTACCATTATTCTGTTGGAGCATTA CTTTTCATACTGGTTTCATGTATCCTGGCTGTCTTCTGCAATACCAGTCAATACCTCTGCATTGGCCGATTCTCTGCAACGTCATTCCAGGTCTTAGGGCACATGAAAACTGTGTGCGTGTTGATTCTCGGATGGCTGCTCTTTGACTCAGCTCTGACCCTGAAGAACATTCTGGGGATGTTACTTGCGGTGCTCGGCATGCTGTTTTACAGTTGGGCAGTGGAACATGAGAAAAAAGTTAAGCTGGCGTCAGATTTCGGGATTGAGAACACATCGGAAGAGGAAGACACGATACTTTTGGGCAAGAAAAGTGGTATTGATAAGGATGATATCGAGCTTGCTCGTTCAGAGAGCTAA
- the LOC122034047 gene encoding high mobility group B protein 6-like — MKLLEKEHLQKTAMELLEQYLQFQQEREGCFEAKHPMSAFFLFSKERREALLQEKKTILEISKIAGEEWKNMAEEQKAPYEEEQNGIFSCASSI, encoded by the exons atgaaGCTACTGGAAAAAGAGCATTTGCAGAAGACCGCCATGGAGTTGCTGGAACAATATTTGCAGTTTCAACAG GAAAGAGAAGGATGCTTTGAAGCAAAACATCCGATGTCAGCTTTCTTCTTGTTCTCGAAAGAACGCCGTGAAGCTCTGCTACAAGAGAAGAAAACCATCCTTGAG ATCTCAAAGATAGCAGGAGAGGAGTGGAAGAACATGGCAGAAGAGCAGAAAGCTCCCTATGAGGAGGAGCAAAATGGAATATTTTCGTGTGCATCTTcaatttga
- the LOC122010062 gene encoding cysteine-rich and transmembrane domain-containing protein WIH2-like produces MSYYNQQPPSVGVPPPQGYPAEGHAANDAYPPPGYGGYAYPPPQQGYPPAGYPPPQGYPPAAYATEPPPQQQKQQSSSPSFVEGCLAVLCCCCVLEACF; encoded by the exons atgagCTACTACAACCAGCAGCCACCATCGGTCGGCGTCCCGCCGCCACAAG GATATCCGGCGGAAGGGCACGCCGCCAATGACGCCTATCCGCCGCCTGGGTACGGCGGCTACGCCTACCCTCCTCCTCAGCAAGGGTATCCGCCGGCCGGCTACCCTCCTCCGCAGGGCTACCCGCCGGCCGCCTACGCCACCGAGCCACCGCCCCAGCAGCAGAAGCAGCAAAGCAGTAGCCCTTCCTTCGTCGAGGGATG CTTGGCGGTTCTTTGTTGCTGCTGCGTTTTGGAGGCTTGCTTTTGA